One Clostridiales bacterium DNA segment encodes these proteins:
- the fliE gene encoding flagellar hook-basal body complex protein FliE: MRIEKSAFDFNIQQDNKSKNNVSVPFGDYLKDALDSANDLQINADNETQKLITGQSTDIHQALIAAEEARIQMELVVQVRNKLMDSYQEISRMQI; the protein is encoded by the coding sequence ATGAGAATAGAAAAGAGCGCGTTTGATTTTAATATACAGCAGGATAATAAATCAAAAAATAATGTTTCCGTACCTTTTGGGGATTATCTGAAGGACGCGTTAGATTCTGCAAATGATTTGCAGATTAATGCAGACAATGAGACACAGAAATTAATAACCGGTCAATCTACCGATATACATCAGGCCCTTATCGCTGCCGAGGAAGCAAGAATACAAATGGAGCTTGTCGTTCAGGTCAGGAACAAGCTTATGGATTCATATCAAGAAATAAGCAGAATGCAGATATAA
- the flgC gene encoding flagellar basal body rod protein FlgC: protein MQVFKALRISESGLSAERLRMDTIASNIANSKTTRTENGGPYIRKIAVFQEDLDREINKTSDNSQFDGNGIKAVGITDDSRTPFNRVYDPSNPDAGPDGYVEMPNVDVLKEMVDMISSTRAYEANVTAVNAEKSMYQKALEIGR from the coding sequence ATGCAGGTATTTAAGGCTTTGAGGATAAGCGAAAGCGGGCTTTCTGCAGAGAGGCTCAGAATGGATACTATAGCAAGCAATATTGCCAATTCTAAAACTACCCGTACTGAAAATGGCGGGCCATACATACGGAAAATAGCAGTCTTTCAGGAAGATTTAGACAGAGAAATAAATAAAACATCTGATAATAGTCAATTTGATGGGAACGGCATAAAAGCAGTCGGAATAACCGATGATAGCAGGACGCCGTTTAACAGGGTATATGATCCTTCAAATCCTGATGCTGGACCCGATGGATATGTTGAAATGCCAAATGTAGACGTACTGAAAGAAATGGTGGATATGATATCATCCACAAGAGCATATGAAGCGAATGTTACGGCTGTAAACGCTGAGAAAAGCATGTACCAGAAAGCTCTTGAAATAGGAAGGTAG
- the flgB gene encoding flagellar basal body rod protein FlgB, which yields MEDLTYGLIKKSLDASALRQKVIANNISNINTKNFKRSDVVFEDILKDKLGDGELTDSVEPEVVKDSSTSMREDGNNVDIDYEMTNMAANEILYNTMITQLNTKYSILRYSIEEGSK from the coding sequence ATGGAAGATCTGACTTATGGTTTGATCAAAAAATCACTGGATGCATCGGCGTTAAGACAAAAAGTAATAGCTAATAATATTTCTAACATAAATACAAAGAACTTTAAGAGATCTGACGTAGTATTCGAGGACATATTAAAAGATAAGCTTGGGGACGGAGAGCTTACTGATTCGGTGGAGCCGGAGGTTGTAAAGGATAGTAGTACAAGCATGAGAGAAGATGGAAACAATGTTGACATCGACTATGAAATGACCAACATGGCGGCGAATGAAATACTTTATAATACTATGATTACCCAGTTGAATACAAAATATAGCATTTTAAGATATTCAATAGAGGAAGGGAGTAAATAA